ATATCACACGAACAGTCTGGATTTTATCACTTGTCAGTTTATTTACTGATACAGCCAGCGAAATGTTGTATCCGATTATGCCAATTTATTTGGAAAGCATCGGTTTTTCAGTCGTTCTCATTGGCGTATTAGAGGGTTTTGCGGAAGCGACAGCGGGATTAAGTAAAGGATATTTTGGTAAACTTTCAGATGATTCTGGCAAACGATTACCATTTGTGCAACTTGGCTATGGATTAAGTGCTATTTCTAAGCCAATGATGGCGATATCTATTTATCCGCTTTGGATTTTCTGCGCTCGAACCATTGACCGCTTCGGCAAGGGAATCAGGACAGGCGCAAGAGATGCCCTACTCTCCGATCAGGCAACTGCCAAAACAAAGGGGGAAGTTTTTGGATTTCATCGTTCAATGGATACACTTGGTGCAGTCTTAGGCCCTGCCTTAGCATTAATCTATCTCTACTATTTCCCAAAGGATTACAAAACATTATTCTATATTGCTTTTATTCCTGGACTTCTGGCTATATTTGCATCATTTAGCCTTAAAGATAAAAAACGAATAGTTACAAGTAAAGTGTCAACTCCCTTTTTCTCTTTTCTTAACTACTGGTCATTGAGTCCGTTAATTTATCGGAAAGTAGTGATTGGACTGTTGGCTTTTACCCTATTTAATAGTTCAGATGTATTTCTTTTATTGAGAGCAAAACAATCAGGACTGGACGATTCGATGGTTATTGGAGTGTACATATTCTATAATCTTGTCTATGCTTTGTTTTCATTTCCGATTGGTATTATTGCCGATACAATTGGTTTAAAGAAGATATTTACGGTCGGACTTGCATTATTTGCGCTCGTTTATATTGGGATGTCTTTTAATACTAATTTGTATGTCTTCTTTGGACTGTTTGCCCTCTATGGCATTTATGCGGCTGCAACAGAAGGAATTTCTAAAGCGTGGATTAGTAATATTACTGATCGGAAAGATACTGCCACTGCGATCGGAACATTTGCTGGATTTCAAAGCATCTGCACAATGATTGCCAGTTCATTAGCAGGATTAATCTGGTACAAATTTGGGGTAGCAGCTACATTCATCACCACAGCTACTATTACAATTTTTGTAATTATTTATTTCTTGGTAGCAATTCCTTATCCACAAAATCCCATACGGAAATTAACAGATAATGGCTAAATTAATTTTGATCCGTCATGGACAGAGCCTTTGGAATGCGGAGAATAAATTTACGGGACCTAGAAAACCTATCCGAAGAGGAGATTGTTAACGTTGAGTTAGGAACTGGAATTCCAATTGTCTACGATATTGATGCTCATGGTCAGACTACTGACAAAGTTATTTTGACTTGAGATCCGAATTCCTTAAAAAAGGGAGAAATTAGAGTGTTTTCAAAGTCTACTTCTTAAGAGTGATGTAATGATATTTGGACTCTGTTATGAATAAAAGATACAGATATTGCAAACATTTACTCATCGTTTAATACTATTCAAGGATACAAAATCATGTCAGATAAGCACGAAGTGACAATGCGTAAGTCCTGATTGTGCAAAAATTGAGTGCAGCCAAGGGATAAACCTTCTCAGCCAAGGTTCATTCCTTGAGCCAATGGTTCAGTTTTGATTCGCGAGCGCACCTTTTTGTCACAGCGAAATTAGATACGAAGCCGAATAGTTCAATTAAGGCGACTGAGGCAAGTCGCTCGATCGTAACTGGCCTTGCTAGGCCAAGGAGAAATTAATGGAAACGCAGATGTCCAAGACTCATCAAACCACTTACAACGCAGTCTTTGAACACCCGATCGCCCGGAACCTTCAGTGGCACGATGTGCGATCGATGCTCAGCGCACTCACCGACGTGGAGGAGGAACACAACGGCAATCTGAGATTTACGCGGAATGGCGAGACGCTGACGGTACACCCCCCGAAGCACAAAGATTTATCCGATATGCAGGAACTGATGAAGATTCGCCACTTCCTGGAGCGATCGGCTGTACCCGTAGAGCCAACAGTTGCCGAGGGTGGACACCTGCTGGTTGTTATCGATCACCGCGAGGCCCGTATCTATAAGGCAGAACTGCACGGCTCGGTGCCAGAGCGGATCACTCCTTATGACCCAGACGGCTCTCACCGCCACCTGCACAATCTGGAGGATGAGGCTAATGGTCAGCGTCAGCCGGAGATCAAATCTTTCTACGAGGATATAGCGCGATCGCTCAGTGGCGCAGAGAAGATTCTGATTTTTGGTAGCTCGACTGGAGCAAGCAGTGCGATGGACTATCTGCTGGCCGAACTCAAAGAACATCACCCGGATCTCGCTCGGCGAGTTGTCGGTACGATCGTCGTCAACGAACAACACATGACCGAAGACCAGTTACTGGCACAGGCGCGATCGTTCTACGCAGCAAACGAGCCGTGAAAATGCGACGCAGCTTAAACTCTAGCTGCGTCCTGCATCCTGACGGCTGACCCAGCATTTTGGCAATTTCATCGTCACTGCGTAAGTTCTAGCCAGTACAATCGCCTGACGCATTTCCTTTTTGAACAAACGATGTGGCAGTCATCGCCAATTAAGGTATTCTGGAAACAAGAATAACGATCAATTTGCTTGGGGACGATGGGTTTACGAACTTGGTGTAGGTGCGAAACCCATTCCTCGCAAAAAGCTCAATTCCCAAAAACTATCTGAGGCGATCGCCTACGCTTTGACAAAAGAAGTCCAACAGCAAGCTAAAATATTGGGAGAAAAGATTCAGAACGAGAATGGAGTTGATGGGGCAGTTAAAGCGATCGCGAGCTGCCTTCAGCAAAGATGAACCTGAGACATGAGGCGATCGCATTGACAGTGTACGAGAATCTGCGGTAATATGCCATTAAAAGCTGTAATATGCCATTAAAATAAGAGTTGAACCGGAGTTGCGGGATAATACATAGTTAGATTTAGGTACGATAAACCCTGAGTAGTGAAGGTATGAAGGAAAAACTTCTGTACGATATTTTTATAGGGTTTCTCTTTCTGTCCATATGGTTAAACTTAATCAATGGATATCTACAATTTTTGATCAATAATTTATCAGACCGATTTAAGCTATCTTTATACAGTTTTTCTATTATTTTTGCTCCGTTACTTGCCGATTTTGTCTTTAATGGTTCAGGAAAGGGTTCAAAAACATTAGCTACTGCTGCACTTTCATCAGTAGTAACTCTTGCAGTAAGAGAATCATTTGTATGGTGGAAAGATCGAAATGAAATAAAAGAGGAGATTTTTAGTGAGTTGTATGACAACTATCGATCTTTGAAAGATTTTGTTCAGGCATATCAAGACTTTAGCAATATGCCTGATGTAGATGCCAATTTTAATGCTGGATGGAACAGGAGCATCGAATCTAAATGGATTGATAAGGCTTTTAATAATCATTTTGGAAAGCTACAACCTAGAAAAATATTTAGTCAGCCTGTTGTGAATGATTTACTCGATGTTTATCAAGCAATGCAAACAGCAATTAATGATGTTAAAAGTGGTGGTTCAAGTTTCAGTAATAGCGATTTTATGAGTAATATATTTTTGGGTAATGAAAATTATGGGATTATTGGCGACATCAGAAGATTACTTGTTGATATGAATGAGAAAAAAGCGAACGAACTGCTCACAGATTAAGCGCCAGCCGTTAGATTTACTATTTAATTTTTCGGTGTTAATGAATAAAAGTATGAAATCTTTAGGGGCAATCCCCCCGTGGTTGCCCTAATACCAACGGGGTAAGCACGGGGGCATTACCCCTACAAGCAAATCATACTTTTATTCAGCAACGCCAATTTTTCAATATCGCGATCGCTTATTTACGGGCAGAAACGTCTAACTTGCCGAACGCAAGAAGCGATCGCCCACTAAAAAAACCAATCATTTTGGGGTGAGATAGCGATCGCCATTAGTGTGTTTAGGCAAATTTCTCAGATGAGTTGTAAAATAATCTTATTGTTTAGCAGGAAATATACCTATGGTTGTTACACTGCCTATTTCTAAAACGATTTTAACGCTCGCAGATGTTGAGGACAAATTTCAACTAATGCCTTGCACTGCACCCACATTTTTTCGGGAGTGGCAGGACGATTTACCCGAACTCACCGAGATTGAACGAGCAACACTCGATCGCCTTTTGGTGAGATTTGCAGGACATAGAAGGCGCGGCATTCTAGCAGAGGGTGCTGTGGATAAGCTGATGATCTCGCCACTTTTGGACTTGGTTGGCTTTTATGAACCTGAATATGAGGTACGTACTGAAGAATCAGTTGAATTCGCTTTGGAAAGCGATGAAGAAGTTTTGCGCGGTAGAATTGACACTTTAATTGTGCGCGATCGCATCTGGATATTGGTAATTGAGGGAAAACGAACCATTATGGCTTCCTTGGCATTGCCACAAGCCTTGTCCTATATGATGTGTAACCCAGAACTAGAGCTTCCATCTTTTGGGCTAATTACCAATGGAGATGAATTTATTTTTGTCAAAGCGATCGCAAAGCCAACTCCTTTGTACAGCGCCTCGCGATTGTATTCGCTATTTTTCCCCACTGGCAGTCAAGATTTGACTGAAGTGTTTCGTGTTTTAAAACAGATTAAAATGCAAACAGGTTAGATTGACAAATATTTGAGAATGGTTACTTTAGGATCAGACAGCGATCGCCCCCAGCAAACTTTAGAAGATAATCGTTGAGGCGATCGCATTGACTTTAGCCGCTACTGACTATAAGATGGAACGAGTTTTTCAAGGGGATTATATTTTACTCTCACGATGTGAATCTGACCTTAAGAGTAAAGCAAAGTCAGATAAGTCAATCGCTGAACCAAAAATCCCATAACCTGAGAACGTTGGGAGTATCAAACCTTTAAAAACATGACTAAAATCCAAGAAATTTCTCTAGACGATTTGTGGGAATCAGCACCGAAGAGCGATCGCCCCTTCAATCCTGAATCATTAATCAATCTTCCCAATCTAGCCCGTCGCTATTTGGAATGCGCGATCGCTCCAGGCACCATGCTTGCATCCACCGTTCGATTGTGGATGCGAGGCGAAATCAAACTCGGAAAACATTGGCATTCATTTAAAGCGGAAGAAGTGATTTGCTGGGATCGAGGCATGATTTGGCAGGTGACTACTTTGATGAATGGCTTACCAATTTTGGGAGACGATCGCATCGTGGATGGTGTCGGTCAAGCGAAGTGGAATACCATACAGAGAAGCGGAGAGGATATCACTCGATCGTGTGTGGGACGAGTTCACTCAGAGTCAATATGGTTGCCATCTGTCCTCTGTAACCCTGACATCATCTGGACAGAGTTAAACGCTTCCCAAGTCCAGGCAACCTTCACAGCACTCGGAGAACCCGCCAAGATTACCCTGACGGTTTCCAATCAGGGAGTCTTGGAGCAGATCAAAGTCGATCGCTGGGGTAACCCGGACGGTGGCGCGTTTCAATATGGCGACTTTGGTGGAATTGTGGAGGAGACTGGCACCTTTGAGGGCTATACGATCCCGACGCAACTCCGGGGGGGGTGGTTCTTCGGCAGTGAACGCTTTGAGTCCGAGGGCGACTTCTTCCACTGCACGATCGATAAAGCCGTCTATCGCTGAAAGTCGAGCGATAGTAGACCATCTTATGAAAGTTTTCAGTTGAATAATCACCAAATAGTTAAGAAAATGAAAATTTTAGAAACTAATACAAAACCCTCATTAGCTATAGCTGGTACATTGCTTTTTTTATCAGGATCAATAACTTTCATGGGTATCATAACTGGCGAGGTTTTTTATCCATCAGGGTATACAACCTCAGTGAATGATATAAGCGATTTAGGTGGGACAAGACCGCCTAATAGTATTATTCATCAACCATCAGCAATCATTTTTAACGTAACTATGATGCTAACAGGAATCATGATCATTATTGCAGCTTGGTTTGTACAAAAATATTTTAGAAAATGGATTGCAAGCTTACCATTAGGACTATTCGGTTTTGGTTTATTGGGCGTGGGTATTTTTCCGGGTAATGTGAGCTTTTATCATGGATTATTTTCCATGATCACTTTTATTTCGGGCGGAGTTGCAGCAATCACATCCTTCAAAATAACATCGCCTCCATATCGTTACCTGGGAATTTGTTTTGGAGTAGTTGCTTTAGTATTTCTCTTTTTTGCAAATTATTTTATTCCTACTTTAGGTAGTGGTGGTACAGAACGTTGGGTCGCTTATCCCATAGCACTTTGGGTAACAGGCTTTGGTGGATATTTGCTTGGTATGAGGACAGCTACATTGCATAGTTAGCCCGCAATTCTACGTCAAAGAAGATGGTGAAAAATGAGAAAATACCCCGTTTTTTGGTTCTATATCTTGGCTTTTAGCATCTCATGGATTGGTATGGTTTCAGCAGCTTTAGGCTCTCATCGTATTGCCCCGTTTGATAATCCCTACTTCCAGCTTCTTTCCATCTTTTATGCCATTGGCCCCGCTCTTGCAGCCGTTATTGTGTCACGGGTGGCAAATGGTGAGAAAGGGGTGCAGGATTTGGACAAGGAGCTTATGCAATGGCGCGTTGGTCTAGTCTGGTACATCGTGGCGGTACTGGGACCTGTTGTTCTTTTCATCGCGGCGCAAGTCATCACGAAATTATTAGGCTTTTCAGTAACAATCGCAGGGCTACAAGGCGACCTATCTCCCTATGTCATTTTCGGTTTCGCGATCAACTTCTTCGGCAATACGTGTGAAGAAATTGGGTGGCGCGGTTTTGCACTACCACGTTTACAGAAGCGATACAATGCCTTGCTTGCCACCCTGATTGTGGGCATACTGTGGGGTTTTTGGCATTTACCGCTTGTCTTTTTAGTGGGTAACCCGATGTCTGAGTATCCTTTCCTCTGGTTCATCATTATCGTTGCAGACGCTTTTATTTATACCTGGATTTACAACAGTACCAAAGGCAGTATCTTGCTAGTGGCGCTTTTTCATGGTTCGGGAAACATATTTGGAGCATTTATAACCGGGGTGTCGCCTGTCGCATACGCTCTCGTGAATTGTGTGGTGGCGATCATCTTGATAGCAGTGTTTGGAAGCGCGAATCTCTCTCGCCGACAAAGAGTTTGTAAGGAATAGAATGATGTCACACGAAGATTTCACAACACAGCCTCATACAATCGGAATAAGTAAGTCTCCTCTTAAATTCTTATTATTAGTATTTGTTCTTTCTGTTCCATTCTGGTTGGTTGGCTTTTTGGATTTACCCAAAATGCTCCCAATCAATCTCCCCATAAGCGCACTTCAGTTCGTTTGCCCAATAACTACTGCACTTATTCTCGTGCATAAAGAAAACAAACCCAATGGCATGAAGGATTTGTTGAAAAGAGCCTTTGACTTCAAGAGAATTAAAAACAAAATCTGGTATGTGCCAATCCTCTTGCTCATGCCAGCGGTAATGATTTTGTCTTATGGGATGATGCGTCTATTGGAGATGCCGCTTCCTGAGCCACACATTCCATTTAAATCGATACCGATCTTTTTCCTTATGTTTTTCATCGGCGCGATCGGTGAAGAGATTGGTTGGTCGGGATATATTACTGACCCGCTGCAAGATCGGTGGGGTGCATCAGGAGCCAGTATCTTTTTAGGAGCAGTGTGGGCAGTATGGCACATTGTGCCGTGGTTTCAGGGTCATTCAAAAAAACTTATAATCTTTAATCCCTTAATCTGGGGTGTTGATTCTGAATATAAATACTGGAGTTTTTTTCATGTAGAATATGTGCTGGGCTACTAAAAAGAAAAACGGATGATTACTGTCCACCACTTGAACAACTCTCGCTCCCAGCGCGTGCTCTGGCTGCTAGAGGAACTCGACCTAGAGTATCAAGTCAAGCGCTACGAGCGCGACCCGAAAACAATGCTCGCTCCCGCGTCGCTGCGTGCAGTGCATCCACTGGGCAAGTCTCCCGTGATTACCGATGGTGCGCTGACTCTGGCTGAATCCGGTGCGATTGTCGAATACTTAGTTGACCGTTACGGTGGCGGACGACTCGCTCCTGAGCTTGGCACGCCGGAACGGTTGCGATACATCTACTGGCTGCATTATGCTGAAGGCTCGGCGATGCCCCCGCTACTATTGAAGCTAGTCTTTAACCAAATCGAAACAAGTCCGATGCCGTTTTTCGCTCGACCGATCGCGCGGGCAATTGTGGCTCGCGTCAATAAATCGTTCATCGAGCCTCAAATCGCACTGCATCTGGGTTATCTAGAAGCAGAACTTGAGAAAAGCTTATGGTTTGTTGGTAGTGAGTTCACCGCAGCCGATATTCAGATGAGCTTTCCATTGGAGGCGGCGGCTGCACAGGTAGGGTTGGACAGCAGCCGACCGAAACTGATGGGCTTTCTCGATCGCATTCACGCGCGTCCCGCATACCGCCGTGCATTAGAACGTGGCGGAGCATACGATCTGCTGAATTAAGTGGAAATCCTTTCATAAAATGAGGTGAAGCGTTCAGCCCGAAACCATTGTTAATAATGCTGGAAAGTCTGTGATGCCTTTGACATCATCACACCCTGTATTGTTGAGGCGATCGCAAGGTGCAATTGACGATCGCTGAACGCTTGAAGTTACCCATCAATGCTCTTAAAGTTGCGATCGACAGTGGTGAAGCCTACGCTCAACTAGCCATAGATGCTGAATTAGTCAAAGCACATAATGTCACAGTCAGTCCTACTCTGATTTTTAATGAAGGAAGACAAAGGCTCAACGGCAATGTCGGTTATCGCGTCATGGAAGCCAATATTCGCGAGTTATTACATAATCCTGCGGGAGAGCAGAGTTGGTGGTAAACCGTTTTGCACGTTCTTTTGAAGATTTTAAGATTAAGAATAGGTATTACAGAGAAATTTTTAGAGGGCGATAGCGAAGCGCTCCGTAGGAATCGCCTCCTGCAAACTTTAGAAGATGATTTTTGAGGCGATCGCAATCTTGGAAAAGAACCAAGGTATAATCTAAAGTTTAGAAAGCAATTTCTCTAAGGCGATGACTGAAGATAGGCTACCGTTAACTTCTCAAGATGTTCTGGCAGATAAGCTCGCAGCCCTGCGGGAACTCTTTCCAGAGGTTTTTGCTGAGGGCAAGGTTGATTTTGAGCGACTGAAGCAGGCGTTGGGAGAATCCGTTGATGAGGGGCGAGAACGCTACGGATTGTCTTGGGCAGGCAAGAGTGAGGCAATTCGGAATCTGCAAGCGCAAAGTGTGGGGACGCTAAACCCTGTACCAGAAGAGTCGGTTAATTTTGAGACAACGGAGAATATTTTTATTGAGGGTGACAATCTGGAAGTGTTGAAGTTGTTGCAAAAGAGCTATTACAACCAGATCAAGATGATTTATATTGATCCGCCCTACAACACGGGGAAGGAATTTATCTATCCTGATAACTTTCGGGAAGGGTTAGAGGATTATTTGCGCTATTCGGGGCAGAAAAATGGTGAGGGAATTAAGCTAACAACGAATACAGAAACCGATGGGCGGTTTCATTCTAAGTGGCTCAATATGATGTATCCTCGTTTGTTTCTAGCCCGAAATTTATTAAGGGACGATGGGGTAATATTTGTCAGCATTGATGATCATGAAGTCTATAATTTGCGTTTATTGATGAATGAAGTATTCGGAGAAGAAAACTTCATTGCACAGTTGATTTGGGAAAAAACACGAAAAAATGACTCTCGCTTATTTTCTATTGGGCATGAATATATAATTGTTTATGCTAAGAATGAGAGCTATTTACGACAACTCGATACATACTGGCGTGAGGAAAAGCCAGGAGCTAGACAGATTCAAGAAGAGTATTTAAGGCTCCGTAGTATACATAACGATGACGATGAGGTTGTTGCTGCTGGTCTAAAAGCCTACTATGCTTCTCTACCTAAAAACAGCTTGGTGAAGAAGTATTCACGCTATTGCAATGTTGATAATAGAGGTGTGTGGCGTGATGATAATATGTCTTGGCCCGGTGGTGATGGTCCGACTTACGAAATAATTCATCCTATCACTGGTCAACCTTGTGCAATACCTGATGGAGGTTGGCGATACTCTACTAAAGAGAAGATGCTTGAGATGATAGAAACTGGTGTAGTTGTTTTTCGAGCAGATCACACCGAACCTCCAATTCGTAAAACGTATCTTGTTAGATCTCTCACTCCTAATGAGAATGGTGATACTGAACCAGCAGATGAGGATGATATTAGTATTCAGGTGATGGGTTCTTATTTTTATAAAAGTGCTCAACCTGCATCTAGATTATTAACAGAAGTTTTTGGCAAAAAGATTTTCGATAATCCGAAAGATCACGAAGTTATTGCAAGAATGATTCGTTACGCTACTGAAGAAGACGATATCATTCTTGATTTTTTTGCTGGATCTGGCACAACTGCTCATTCGGTTTTAGAAGTTAATCATCAGGATGAAAGTAAACGTAAATTTATTCTTGTGCAACTTCCAGAACCCGCAAATAAATCTAACTACCAAAGCATTAGTGACATTTGTAAGGAACGTTTAAGAAGAGTGATTTCAAGACTAAATCAGGAGGATGTTAGTAAATTAAATTTATACGATTCAGAGCAACAAGACCGAGGCTTCAAAGTCTTCAAACTCACCGAAAGTAATTTCAAAATCTGGGATGGTACAGCCCCCAAAGATACAGAACAATTGGAACTTTTACTCCGTGAATTTGCAGACAATATTCGTCCCGGTACAACTAAACTGGGAATGCTGTATGAAATCTTGCTCAAAGCTGGATTCTCATTAACGGCAAAAGTGGAAACGCTAGACATTGCTGGACAGGAAATTTATGCCATTGAAAATCAGGAACTATTTCTCTGTTTGGAATCCGAGATTTTAGAAGAAACCGTTATACAAATTCTCAGCTATCAACCCAAGCCTAAGCAATTCATTAGCTTAGATTCCTCATTCCGAGGTAACGATCAACTCAAGACAAATACTCAGCTACAAATGCGTGACCACGATATTAAATTCCGCACAGTATGAAAATTCAATTTGATAGCCAACAACAATATCAACTGGATGCCGTTAAAGCTGTTATTGATGTATTTGATGGTCAACCCTTAGCAGGAGGGCAATTTGAGATTAG
The sequence above is drawn from the Argonema galeatum A003/A1 genome and encodes:
- a CDS encoding MFS transporter, which encodes MILKNITRTVWILSLVSLFTDTASEMLYPIMPIYLESIGFSVVLIGVLEGFAEATAGLSKGYFGKLSDDSGKRLPFVQLGYGLSAISKPMMAISIYPLWIFCARTIDRFGKGIRTGARDALLSDQATAKTKGEVFGFHRSMDTLGAVLGPALALIYLYYFPKDYKTLFYIAFIPGLLAIFASFSLKDKKRIVTSKVSTPFFSFLNYWSLSPLIYRKVVIGLLAFTLFNSSDVFLLLRAKQSGLDDSMVIGVYIFYNLVYALFSFPIGIIADTIGLKKIFTVGLALFALVYIGMSFNTNLYVFFGLFALYGIYAAATEGISKAWISNITDRKDTATAIGTFAGFQSICTMIASSLAGLIWYKFGVAATFITTATITIFVIIYFLVAIPYPQNPIRKLTDNG
- a CDS encoding type I restriction enzyme HsdR N-terminal domain-containing protein translates to MVVTLPISKTILTLADVEDKFQLMPCTAPTFFREWQDDLPELTEIERATLDRLLVRFAGHRRRGILAEGAVDKLMISPLLDLVGFYEPEYEVRTEESVEFALESDEEVLRGRIDTLIVRDRIWILVIEGKRTIMASLALPQALSYMMCNPELELPSFGLITNGDEFIFVKAIAKPTPLYSASRLYSLFFPTGSQDLTEVFRVLKQIKMQTG
- a CDS encoding type II CAAX endopeptidase family protein, with amino-acid sequence MMSHEDFTTQPHTIGISKSPLKFLLLVFVLSVPFWLVGFLDLPKMLPINLPISALQFVCPITTALILVHKENKPNGMKDLLKRAFDFKRIKNKIWYVPILLLMPAVMILSYGMMRLLEMPLPEPHIPFKSIPIFFLMFFIGAIGEEIGWSGYITDPLQDRWGASGASIFLGAVWAVWHIVPWFQGHSKKLIIFNPLIWGVDSEYKYWSFFHVEYVLGY
- a CDS encoding site-specific DNA-methyltransferase, whose product is MTEDRLPLTSQDVLADKLAALRELFPEVFAEGKVDFERLKQALGESVDEGRERYGLSWAGKSEAIRNLQAQSVGTLNPVPEESVNFETTENIFIEGDNLEVLKLLQKSYYNQIKMIYIDPPYNTGKEFIYPDNFREGLEDYLRYSGQKNGEGIKLTTNTETDGRFHSKWLNMMYPRLFLARNLLRDDGVIFVSIDDHEVYNLRLLMNEVFGEENFIAQLIWEKTRKNDSRLFSIGHEYIIVYAKNESYLRQLDTYWREEKPGARQIQEEYLRLRSIHNDDDEVVAAGLKAYYASLPKNSLVKKYSRYCNVDNRGVWRDDNMSWPGGDGPTYEIIHPITGQPCAIPDGGWRYSTKEKMLEMIETGVVVFRADHTEPPIRKTYLVRSLTPNENGDTEPADEDDISIQVMGSYFYKSAQPASRLLTEVFGKKIFDNPKDHEVIARMIRYATEEDDIILDFFAGSGTTAHSVLEVNHQDESKRKFILVQLPEPANKSNYQSISDICKERLRRVISRLNQEDVSKLNLYDSEQQDRGFKVFKLTESNFKIWDGTAPKDTEQLELLLREFADNIRPGTTKLGMLYEILLKAGFSLTAKVETLDIAGQEIYAIENQELFLCLESEILEETVIQILSYQPKPKQFISLDSSFRGNDQLKTNTQLQMRDHDIKFRTV
- a CDS encoding DUF6920 family protein, translating into MTKIQEISLDDLWESAPKSDRPFNPESLINLPNLARRYLECAIAPGTMLASTVRLWMRGEIKLGKHWHSFKAEEVICWDRGMIWQVTTLMNGLPILGDDRIVDGVGQAKWNTIQRSGEDITRSCVGRVHSESIWLPSVLCNPDIIWTELNASQVQATFTALGEPAKITLTVSNQGVLEQIKVDRWGNPDGGAFQYGDFGGIVEETGTFEGYTIPTQLRGGWFFGSERFESEGDFFHCTIDKAVYR
- a CDS encoding CPBP family intramembrane glutamic endopeptidase, whose amino-acid sequence is MRKYPVFWFYILAFSISWIGMVSAALGSHRIAPFDNPYFQLLSIFYAIGPALAAVIVSRVANGEKGVQDLDKELMQWRVGLVWYIVAVLGPVVLFIAAQVITKLLGFSVTIAGLQGDLSPYVIFGFAINFFGNTCEEIGWRGFALPRLQKRYNALLATLIVGILWGFWHLPLVFLVGNPMSEYPFLWFIIIVADAFIYTWIYNSTKGSILLVALFHGSGNIFGAFITGVSPVAYALVNCVVAIILIAVFGSANLSRRQRVCKE
- a CDS encoding DUF998 domain-containing protein: MKILETNTKPSLAIAGTLLFLSGSITFMGIITGEVFYPSGYTTSVNDISDLGGTRPPNSIIHQPSAIIFNVTMMLTGIMIIIAAWFVQKYFRKWIASLPLGLFGFGLLGVGIFPGNVSFYHGLFSMITFISGGVAAITSFKITSPPYRYLGICFGVVALVFLFFANYFIPTLGSGGTERWVAYPIALWVTGFGGYLLGMRTATLHS
- a CDS encoding glutathione S-transferase; its protein translation is MITVHHLNNSRSQRVLWLLEELDLEYQVKRYERDPKTMLAPASLRAVHPLGKSPVITDGALTLAESGAIVEYLVDRYGGGRLAPELGTPERLRYIYWLHYAEGSAMPPLLLKLVFNQIETSPMPFFARPIARAIVARVNKSFIEPQIALHLGYLEAELEKSLWFVGSEFTAADIQMSFPLEAAAAQVGLDSSRPKLMGFLDRIHARPAYRRALERGGAYDLLN